The following DNA comes from Streptomyces pristinaespiralis.
CCGAGTTCAGCCGGTTCCTCTACACGGCGGTCGGCGGGGACGTCCGGTGGACCGACCGGCTGGGCATGACGTACGCCGAGTGGCAGAAGCTGCTGGAGCGCCCGGGGGTCGAGACCTGGGTCGCGTACGAGAAGGGGACGCCGGCCGGTTACGTGGAGCTCGAGGCGCAGGACGACGGCGTCGTGGAGATCGTCTACTTCGGGCTGATCCCGGCCTTCCGCGGCCGCCGGATCGGCGGGCATCTCCTGTCGGCCGTGGTGGCGCGCGCGTGGGACCTGGCGGAGCGGTGGCCCGGCATCGCGCCGACGAAGCGGGTGTGGCTGCACACCTGCTCCCTGGACGGCCCGCACGCGATGGACAACTACCTGCGGCGCGGGTTCCGTGTCTTCGACACGAAGGTCACG
Coding sequences within:
- a CDS encoding GNAT family N-acetyltransferase, which encodes MSTVTVTTWSLEQTSPEDQRPAAAPEEDIRVVRAEVPSPEFSRFLYTAVGGDVRWTDRLGMTYAEWQKLLERPGVETWVAYEKGTPAGYVELEAQDDGVVEIVYFGLIPAFRGRRIGGHLLSAVVARAWDLAERWPGIAPTKRVWLHTCSLDGPHAMDNYLRRGFRVFDTKVTEEAEVSAPGPWPGAAL